The genomic DNA TGTTGAACATCCAACAACATTGAAGCACCGAGACATGTTGGTTTTCAGCGGCTTTTAAACTACGGAACTTTCAACTTTTTCTACCAAGTCAGCATCAGAAAAACTCGAAAGCCAAGTTGTGGAATTTGAACGCTAAAAGCTGATTTTTCACAACAAATGGGCTTAGATTTTGATGATTCTAGCCTTTTAGAAGCTAACGCTTTCTAGACAGCTTCTTACCTTTCCAACAGGTAGGCTACCGCTATCTAATTAATAGACCACTGGGTGCATACTACCATAACAACCTTCTAAATCAGTATGTTGAGCATCACACCATTCAAAAATCTCAGCTTATAGATTGCTGATGTCTGCATAGCATCTTGACATAAAAACAACCAACAAATACTGTATAAATAACCAGTCAAATATTCAGTGAGAACTATATGAAATCCCAGTTTTTGTTAAGTGTTCGCGAATTTATGCAAACTCGATACTATGCCAAAAAAACCATAGAAGCTTACCTTCATTGGATCACTCGTTACATCCATTTTCATAATAAAAAGCACCCTAGCTTAATGGGAGATAAAGAGGTCGAAGAATTTTTAACCTACTTAGCCGTGCAAGGTAAAGTGGCCACAAAGACTCAATCACTGGCCTTGAATTCACTCAGTTTTCTATACAAAGAAATTCTGAAAACACCCCTTTCTCTTGAGATCCGCTTTCAACGCTCGCAACTAGAACGAAAGTTACCGGTTGTACTGACTAGAGATGAGATTCGACGTTTACTTGAAATTGTCGATCCTAAGCATCAACTTCCCATCAAGTTACTCTACGGTTCGGGGTTAAGGTTGATGGAGTGTATGCGCTTGAGAGTCCAAGATATCGATTTTGATTATGGTGCAATCAGAATCTGGCAAGGTAAGGGGGGTAAAAATCGCACAGTCACGTTAGCAAAAGAACTCTATCCGCATCTTAAAGAGCAAATTGCGCTAGCAAAACGCTATTACGATCGAGACTTGCACCAAAAAAACTACGG from Vibrio tarriae includes the following:
- the intIA gene encoding integron integrase IntIA gives rise to the protein MKSQFLLSVREFMQTRYYAKKTIEAYLHWITRYIHFHNKKHPSLMGDKEVEEFLTYLAVQGKVATKTQSLALNSLSFLYKEILKTPLSLEIRFQRSQLERKLPVVLTRDEIRRLLEIVDPKHQLPIKLLYGSGLRLMECMRLRVQDIDFDYGAIRIWQGKGGKNRTVTLAKELYPHLKEQIALAKRYYDRDLHQKNYGGVWLPTALKEKYPNAPYEFRWHYLFPSFQLSLDPESDVMRRHHMNETVLQKAVRRSAQEAGIEKTVTCHTLRHSFATHLLEVGADIRTVQEQLGHTDVKTTQIYTHVLDRGASGVLSPLSRL